The Chaetodon auriga isolate fChaAug3 chromosome 3, fChaAug3.hap1, whole genome shotgun sequence genome has a window encoding:
- the prkaa2 gene encoding 5'-AMP-activated protein kinase catalytic subunit alpha-2 isoform X2, which yields MVMEYVSGGELFDYICKHGRVEDTEARRLFQQIISAVDYCHRHMVVHRDLKPENVLLDASKNAKIADFGLSNMMSDGEFLRTSCGSPNYAAPEVISGRLYAGPEVDIWSCGVILYALLCGTLPFDDEHVPTLFKKIRGGVFYIPEYLTRSVASLLMLMLQVDPLKRATIKDIREHEWFKQDLPGYLFPEDPSYDATVLDEEAVREVCEKFECTESEVVSSLYSGNPQDQLAVAYHLIIDNRRIMTQASEFYLASSPPQGSFIEEGMPLPPGVKPHPERMPPLLADSPKSRCPLDALNTTRPKPLAVKKAKWHLGIRSQSRPYDIMAEVYRAMRQLSFDWKVVNPYHLRVRRKNPVTGNLVKMSLQLYQVDNRSYLLDFKSIDDDIIEAVGFKSGSSTPQRSGSTAGLHRPRLSIDSASPAIDLPQLSSSLPGSLSGSSPLLTPRQGSHTMDFFEMCASLITTLAR from the exons ATGGTCATGGAGTATGTGTCTGGAGGTGAGCTGTTTGACTACATCTGCAAACATGGAAGG GTGGAGGACACAGAAGCTCGCCGTCTTTTCCAGCAGATTATCTCCGCTGTAGACTACTGCCACAGGCACATGGTGGTCCACAGAGACCTCAAACCGGAGAATGTCCTGCTGGATGCCAGCAAGAACGCCAAGATAGCCGACTTTG GTCTGTCAAACATGATGTCAGATGGGGAGTTTCTGCGGACGAGCTGTGGCTCACCGAACTACGCTGCTCCCGAGGTCATCTCAGGAAG GCTCTATGCAGGCCCAGAGGTGGACATCTGGAGCTGTGGGGTGATCCTGTACGCCCTGCTGTGCGGCACTCTGCCCTTTGACGATGAGCACGTCCCCACGCTGTTTAAGAAAATCAGAGGAGGCGTCTTCTACATCCCAGAGTACCTGACTCGCTCTGTGGCCTCGCTGCTCATGCTCATGCTGCAGGTGGACCCTCTGAAGAGAGCCACCATTAAAGACATCAG GGAACACGAGTGGTTTAAGCAGGACCTGCCAGGCTACCTGTTCCCCGAGGACCCCTCGTACGATGCTACAGTCCTggatgaggaggctgtgagGGAAGTGTGTGAAAAGTTTGAATGCACTGAGTCCGAGGTTGTGTCCAGCCTTTACAGCGGGAACCCACAG GATCAGCTAGCAGTGGCCTACCACCTTATAATAGACAACCGGCGCATCATGACCCAAGCCAGCGAGTTCTACTTGGCCTCCAGTCCTCCCCAGGGCTCCTTCATTGAAGAGGGCATGCCGCTGCCCCCCGGGGTCAAACCCCACCCAGAGAGGATGCCTCCGCTCCTGGCCGACAGCCCCAAGTCTCGTTGTCCTCTGGATGCTCTCAACACCACCCGACCCAAACCGCTGGCAGTGAAGAAGGCCAAGTGGCACCTTGGTATCAGGAGTCAGAGCAGACCTTATGATATCATGGCTGAAGTGTACAGAGCTATGAGGCAGCTCAGCTTTGACTGGAAG GTGGTGAACCCGTACCACCTACGAGTGCGGAGGAAGAATCCAGTGACGGGAAACCTGGTGAAAATGAGCCTGCAGCTGTACCAGGTGGACAACAGATCCTACCTCCTCGACTTCAAGAGCATCGATG ATGACATCATCGAGGCGGTGGGCTTTAAATCGGGTTCGTCCACTCCTCAGAGGTCGGGCTCCACGGCCGGTCTCCACAGGCCCAGACTGAGCATCGACTCTGCGAGCCCAGCCATCGATCTGCCccagctcagctcctctctgccgGGGTCTCTGTCCGGCAGCTCCCCTCTGCTCACCCCACGTCAGGGATCACACACCATGGACTTCTTTGAAATGTGTGCCAGTCTGATCACCACGCTGGCACGCTGA
- the prkaa2 gene encoding 5'-AMP-activated protein kinase catalytic subunit alpha-2 isoform X1: protein MAERQQQKHEGRVKIGHYILGDTLGVGTFGKVKIGEHQLTGHKVAVKILNRQKIRSLDVVGKIKREIQNLKLFRHPHIIKLYQVISTPTDFFMVMEYVSGGELFDYICKHGRVEDTEARRLFQQIISAVDYCHRHMVVHRDLKPENVLLDASKNAKIADFGLSNMMSDGEFLRTSCGSPNYAAPEVISGRLYAGPEVDIWSCGVILYALLCGTLPFDDEHVPTLFKKIRGGVFYIPEYLTRSVASLLMLMLQVDPLKRATIKDIREHEWFKQDLPGYLFPEDPSYDATVLDEEAVREVCEKFECTESEVVSSLYSGNPQDQLAVAYHLIIDNRRIMTQASEFYLASSPPQGSFIEEGMPLPPGVKPHPERMPPLLADSPKSRCPLDALNTTRPKPLAVKKAKWHLGIRSQSRPYDIMAEVYRAMRQLSFDWKVVNPYHLRVRRKNPVTGNLVKMSLQLYQVDNRSYLLDFKSIDDDIIEAVGFKSGSSTPQRSGSTAGLHRPRLSIDSASPAIDLPQLSSSLPGSLSGSSPLLTPRQGSHTMDFFEMCASLITTLAR from the exons ATGGCAGAGCGGCAACAACAGAAACACGAAGGCAGGGTAAAGATCGGCCACTACATCCTCGGCGACACGCTCGGAGTGGGAACATTCGGGAAAGTGAAGA TTGGCGAGCATCAGCTGACAGGCCATAAAGTTGCTGTAAAGATCCTAAACCGGCAGAAGATCCGCAGTCTCGATGTCGTCGGGAAAATCAAACGGGAGATCCAGAATCTCAAACTGTTCAGACACCCGCACATCATCAAGCT GTACCAGGTGATAAGTACGCCCACAGATTTCTTCATGGTCATGGAGTATGTGTCTGGAGGTGAGCTGTTTGACTACATCTGCAAACATGGAAGG GTGGAGGACACAGAAGCTCGCCGTCTTTTCCAGCAGATTATCTCCGCTGTAGACTACTGCCACAGGCACATGGTGGTCCACAGAGACCTCAAACCGGAGAATGTCCTGCTGGATGCCAGCAAGAACGCCAAGATAGCCGACTTTG GTCTGTCAAACATGATGTCAGATGGGGAGTTTCTGCGGACGAGCTGTGGCTCACCGAACTACGCTGCTCCCGAGGTCATCTCAGGAAG GCTCTATGCAGGCCCAGAGGTGGACATCTGGAGCTGTGGGGTGATCCTGTACGCCCTGCTGTGCGGCACTCTGCCCTTTGACGATGAGCACGTCCCCACGCTGTTTAAGAAAATCAGAGGAGGCGTCTTCTACATCCCAGAGTACCTGACTCGCTCTGTGGCCTCGCTGCTCATGCTCATGCTGCAGGTGGACCCTCTGAAGAGAGCCACCATTAAAGACATCAG GGAACACGAGTGGTTTAAGCAGGACCTGCCAGGCTACCTGTTCCCCGAGGACCCCTCGTACGATGCTACAGTCCTggatgaggaggctgtgagGGAAGTGTGTGAAAAGTTTGAATGCACTGAGTCCGAGGTTGTGTCCAGCCTTTACAGCGGGAACCCACAG GATCAGCTAGCAGTGGCCTACCACCTTATAATAGACAACCGGCGCATCATGACCCAAGCCAGCGAGTTCTACTTGGCCTCCAGTCCTCCCCAGGGCTCCTTCATTGAAGAGGGCATGCCGCTGCCCCCCGGGGTCAAACCCCACCCAGAGAGGATGCCTCCGCTCCTGGCCGACAGCCCCAAGTCTCGTTGTCCTCTGGATGCTCTCAACACCACCCGACCCAAACCGCTGGCAGTGAAGAAGGCCAAGTGGCACCTTGGTATCAGGAGTCAGAGCAGACCTTATGATATCATGGCTGAAGTGTACAGAGCTATGAGGCAGCTCAGCTTTGACTGGAAG GTGGTGAACCCGTACCACCTACGAGTGCGGAGGAAGAATCCAGTGACGGGAAACCTGGTGAAAATGAGCCTGCAGCTGTACCAGGTGGACAACAGATCCTACCTCCTCGACTTCAAGAGCATCGATG ATGACATCATCGAGGCGGTGGGCTTTAAATCGGGTTCGTCCACTCCTCAGAGGTCGGGCTCCACGGCCGGTCTCCACAGGCCCAGACTGAGCATCGACTCTGCGAGCCCAGCCATCGATCTGCCccagctcagctcctctctgccgGGGTCTCTGTCCGGCAGCTCCCCTCTGCTCACCCCACGTCAGGGATCACACACCATGGACTTCTTTGAAATGTGTGCCAGTCTGATCACCACGCTGGCACGCTGA
- the prkaa2 gene encoding 5'-AMP-activated protein kinase catalytic subunit alpha-2 isoform X3 has protein sequence MMSDGEFLRTSCGSPNYAAPEVISGRLYAGPEVDIWSCGVILYALLCGTLPFDDEHVPTLFKKIRGGVFYIPEYLTRSVASLLMLMLQVDPLKRATIKDIREHEWFKQDLPGYLFPEDPSYDATVLDEEAVREVCEKFECTESEVVSSLYSGNPQDQLAVAYHLIIDNRRIMTQASEFYLASSPPQGSFIEEGMPLPPGVKPHPERMPPLLADSPKSRCPLDALNTTRPKPLAVKKAKWHLGIRSQSRPYDIMAEVYRAMRQLSFDWKVVNPYHLRVRRKNPVTGNLVKMSLQLYQVDNRSYLLDFKSIDDDIIEAVGFKSGSSTPQRSGSTAGLHRPRLSIDSASPAIDLPQLSSSLPGSLSGSSPLLTPRQGSHTMDFFEMCASLITTLAR, from the exons ATGATGTCAGATGGGGAGTTTCTGCGGACGAGCTGTGGCTCACCGAACTACGCTGCTCCCGAGGTCATCTCAGGAAG GCTCTATGCAGGCCCAGAGGTGGACATCTGGAGCTGTGGGGTGATCCTGTACGCCCTGCTGTGCGGCACTCTGCCCTTTGACGATGAGCACGTCCCCACGCTGTTTAAGAAAATCAGAGGAGGCGTCTTCTACATCCCAGAGTACCTGACTCGCTCTGTGGCCTCGCTGCTCATGCTCATGCTGCAGGTGGACCCTCTGAAGAGAGCCACCATTAAAGACATCAG GGAACACGAGTGGTTTAAGCAGGACCTGCCAGGCTACCTGTTCCCCGAGGACCCCTCGTACGATGCTACAGTCCTggatgaggaggctgtgagGGAAGTGTGTGAAAAGTTTGAATGCACTGAGTCCGAGGTTGTGTCCAGCCTTTACAGCGGGAACCCACAG GATCAGCTAGCAGTGGCCTACCACCTTATAATAGACAACCGGCGCATCATGACCCAAGCCAGCGAGTTCTACTTGGCCTCCAGTCCTCCCCAGGGCTCCTTCATTGAAGAGGGCATGCCGCTGCCCCCCGGGGTCAAACCCCACCCAGAGAGGATGCCTCCGCTCCTGGCCGACAGCCCCAAGTCTCGTTGTCCTCTGGATGCTCTCAACACCACCCGACCCAAACCGCTGGCAGTGAAGAAGGCCAAGTGGCACCTTGGTATCAGGAGTCAGAGCAGACCTTATGATATCATGGCTGAAGTGTACAGAGCTATGAGGCAGCTCAGCTTTGACTGGAAG GTGGTGAACCCGTACCACCTACGAGTGCGGAGGAAGAATCCAGTGACGGGAAACCTGGTGAAAATGAGCCTGCAGCTGTACCAGGTGGACAACAGATCCTACCTCCTCGACTTCAAGAGCATCGATG ATGACATCATCGAGGCGGTGGGCTTTAAATCGGGTTCGTCCACTCCTCAGAGGTCGGGCTCCACGGCCGGTCTCCACAGGCCCAGACTGAGCATCGACTCTGCGAGCCCAGCCATCGATCTGCCccagctcagctcctctctgccgGGGTCTCTGTCCGGCAGCTCCCCTCTGCTCACCCCACGTCAGGGATCACACACCATGGACTTCTTTGAAATGTGTGCCAGTCTGATCACCACGCTGGCACGCTGA